In the Arachis ipaensis cultivar K30076 chromosome B04, Araip1.1, whole genome shotgun sequence genome, AGGCAGTTCAATATTCAAAAGAGATATGGTGCATAGATAGCTCTGTtgaaccaagttgggttggtctagtggttagctcactagtccgcttaagcaagtgtcgggggttcgaatcccgccttgtgcatgcagcaatccattggccagcggcaaacccttaaatggagctcagtaccgcgacggattagtccttgaccaaATTCACCAAGGAATCAATCCTAGTGGATTATAGCAACAAAGGCAACTGTGTCACTTGTGCTAtgtaatactaaaaaaaatcaaaacggtGAATTGAtaccaataataaaaatatttttaaaactaaacAATTCATCAGGATTCAATCCCtcaaaattgaatatattaagaCAGTAAagcaattttatattttaacgcttagaaaaacagaattaaaatcaGTTCATTTGATGCTAAATTTTTGGTAAGACTAAAAATCTCATTGGATCATGGTAGCAAGTAAGCTCAGCTAGAATTGGAAGCACACCGAAAAATCAAATGAGAGAGGGAAAGAAAATCATAACCTACGGGAAGCGTTGAATTGATCAATGACTAAGTCGAGATCAGGGGAGGAAGGGCAATGGCAGAGTCTGACAAGGAAGGGTGAGGAACTAAGGATAGACTGCTGCTGTCCGTAGAGATTAAGGGTGACTGGGTGATGATGCTCTTTATCAATAGATTGGTATACAAAGAAGAAGAACAATTTTTtagatatatttttctttttggtatGAAGGGGTAGGAGAGATTAGATTAAGATTCATAATAATCAAAGCAATTTTTTAATGTATATGAATAATGAAatgtattttagtttttttttttaaattgattcagatttaaaattataaaactaaagttaattgaattttgattaaattaaagAATTAGGGTTGTTTTtgttcaatataaaaaaaaagaatatttaaatctttttgaaaaaattaaataaaatatatttttatttttattaaaataaaagagTGATTTAGTAAAATCATTGATATgatatgtatttaaaaaaaataattactgaCATAAAAAACAAAATTCACATGTCGtgttttaatttcatatttttattatattggtACGTATAAATTTATCATCCTACCAAATCAAACACCTTCTAATAAAAGTTAGCTTACAAATGATAATTATAAGTTGGAATCTTGAACATGCATTTTTTCTGGAGTCTTTTTGGTCAAAGACAGGTCTAATTTTACCCTTCACACACTAAAATAGTTTTTATGTAACATTTTTAGAATTCACCACCTCATCTATGGCTCTTGAAACCACAAATAAAATGCTCTACTCTTGCATCAGAATATGTAGCCATTTAATCAAGATATTGATTCATATATCTTAGTAGGACAAGAAGAAAATTGAAGAAAAGCATTTATGTAAATTTCCCCAAACAAGAAGATCATATAGAAAAAGATATATAACAAAAAGGACATTTTCTCCCTACACCCAAGGAGAGGAAAAAAGAAAGTTTAGTGTTTTTTAAGAACTTTAACTTCAAAAAATTTCAACtaaagatctaaacaaaattaactTGATGCTCAGTGTGCTATAAATCCCAAAAGGCAATGCACCTTGCAGCACCTCACACCAGATAGTATAAAACTAAATTAGATCCTTCTCAATTCTCATACAAACGTATGACTAGtttttatgatataaaattaaaaatggtTCTGCGAAAAGGTCTCAGATACAATGCGGAGACAGCAGATTCTGACATATGATTATTCTTTAACATTTAAGCATTCATTACCTCATCTCTAGCTattaaacaaccaattgaaaaagaaaatggaaggagcTAGTAAGTTAAGTAGTCTTTCTTGTAATGCTACTTGGATAGAAGCCAAGGAGAAACAGGGAAAGAAACAGCGACACAAGACTGTTATTAGTGTCTACAGCATACCTAACAATGCgaaatttggaaagaaaatcatACTTCCAAACTCTAAGTTATTGTTCGCTTGTATGTTCGTTGTTCACTAATATGCTTTTGGCAACATCATGTTGTTCAAAACATTCTTGGCGAGCTCAATGGCCTGCAAAGAAGATCAGCGGGTAAAGGTCACAGCTTTATACATGAAAACATAGCTAAACCTTAAGCCTCACCATACGACTGGACTGTAAGAAGCAAGAAAGTGATTAATGATAAATTGTAATTTCATACCATCAATAGTCAAATCTCATATCTGAATGCAACTTTATGCATGATGCATCTTGCTTGGTACTTTTTCATTAATCACAAAGCAATAGGGTGTAAAGCATAGGAGAATAGTTTACATACCAgttttcttcttcttatccttATCCTTAATGTGACCGGGGAATGGAAAGAGACTCTCTGTGTATACACAGAAACTTCTATAGAAGTAATCATATTCCGAAAGAGGTCGAGGAGAATAATTTAGAAGCTCTCCACTGACGTTATATTTGACAAATCTTAACTTGTAATCCCAGGGAGTAAAATTTATCGCAATAATGTTACTTCCATTGGACATGCATAGAGGCATACCATAAGGAATCTCATATAAAATCCAAGATGACGGCACTTTATATTCTTTCATAACCCATATCTTAGTTTTATTGTTGTCATTGTCATACAAATACAAGGCTAGGCACCCTCCTAATATGGTGAGAATAATGAAATGGATGGGATAATCCCCTACGAGTTGTTGTGGAATAGATATCTTGGAGAAACTCCTTTCCTTCAAATCAAAGATAAGAATACCATCATCAATGTAACCTTTACTAGAGTAACACAACCAATGAATAGCGCCATGTAAGAACCACCCAAAAAGTTGATGCTTCCACCTACTCATGTATTTGGGGAGTGATGCATCGAGATTAATCCATGAATTGGTTCTCAACGAAAAGCAAACTAAGCGGTGTTGCTTGTAGTCATCATGCCAAGATAGAACTATTAAATAGTCATCTCGTGATGCATCGAAACCAAATCCATAGCGAATTAAATCATAGCGCGGGACCTTAATATGAGAGTAAGATATTGTTTTGCTGGATCCAGTCACTGGGTTCCATATAACAAGAAAATCTAGTTTTTTGTCTAAGAGAACAAAGCCTCTGCAGGATCCCATGGTACGAAAAAGAGAACATGACAATGATGGCATCTTCCTGAAAGGGAGAGATACCTCTTTGTGTGTTGTTGGTGCTGCTGCAACATCAAATAGCGTGTCAAGCTGAACACACCAAGCATTATTAGTACAGTTTTTTAGCAAGAAGAAGTGCGAATGGGAAGATGCGGCAGAGTTGAGGACGTAATGTGATTCCGCAAAGTCTGGATCGGATATGAGAGAGTGCCAAAGTTTTGAAATGAATCTGAGGCGAAACAGGTCTCCGGCGGGTACCCTTAGAAGGATTCGGTGAATGAGCTCCGGAGGGAGAATGTCATTCATGTCCATGCTCTTTCTCTTTTTGTTATGTGGTTTAGGGTTGTGCGTTGTGAGTTGTGACAATTCACATGTGATCTCCTATATTTTATAGATGGTCAAGcgtctaattttaatttaatttgttttttataataatttataaatatttaagttttctgaaaacaataaaaaatattttaccaTGCAATTAGTACTTAAAAaagttggtagaagagatcaaacAGTTTGATCAATTAATACTTAAAAAGAGTtcataaaatttttttgattaaattataaatcgaatttgattgatttaaatttgaaaaataaaaaatttgtacgTTATTCAAGTTTTATGatgagaataaataaaataaaaaaagaatggagaaataatattttaattgtgTGTTAGGGAGATAAATAAAACAGAGGAAAGGCGGGAGATAATTGTTTGCCAATTGTTAGAAAGGTTGATGGGGATAAATAAAAAGTAGGAAATAATCGTTTGCCTATTATTAGGAGAGGTTTCCCAATTATTAAGAGAGGTTgacgaaaataaataaatagagaaaGAGTGGGACTGTGGAAGATAACCGTTTCAATTCTCTTATcattttttctgttttatttatcgtGCATCAACTTCATATTTCCCCATCTTTTAAATATATTTCTATCcaataaacaaaatttaaatatatttcaaatttttatatactcTCGTTCAAATTTTTATGTACTtaacaaacaaaatttaaaatatatataatttaaattaaaaaattaatacttAAGAGAGGGCATAaaaatttataacaaaaaaaataagctGGTTTTTCCTCTAAGAGAACAAACAAAGCCTATGCATGATTCCAAGAGACGAAAAAGGGAACATGGCCTTCCTGGAAGGGAGAGATACCTCTTTGAATGTTGGTGGTGCTGCTGCAACATCAAATAGCGTGTCTAAGGGAACACAGCAAGCATTAGTATAGTCTTTTACCAACAAGACCGAACGGGAAGATGCGGAGTGGAAGTTGTAATGCGATTCCGCAAAGTGTGGATCGGAAATGAGAGAGTGCCAAAGTTTTGAAACGAATCTGAGGCGAAACAGGTCTTTGGCGGGTACCCTTAGAAAGATTCGGTGAATGAGCTCCTGAGGGAGGATGTCATTCATGCCCAggtgcttcctctccatgctccttctctttttgttttgtgGTTAGGGTTGTCAGTTGTGACAATTCACATAACAAGTGATCTCTCATTTTAGGAGACATGTGGCGGCTTCATATGAGATCCTATTGTGGCAGGTCTAAAAAGTAGCTATGTAAAAAGACGAAGTCAGAGTAGCTTAGATCATTGGTTTGTTTAGCTGTTAGGTCACTTCAGCACCAGGCTTTAGAGGGAGGCAAGATTTTAAAATCTCACTAAAATATGAAATCACAGAATCTTGATTTTTTCGTGACAGAGAAATATGCGCCTGCTCAATTGTAACTGTGCCTGCATTAGCCAGACTTATCCATATATAACGACATTCACCTTCATATAAAATGATGGCACCATCACCTCCAACAACACGTGATATCAGCAATGGAAGTGGTGGAACTACAGAAATATTTGGAACGGTTACATTCTTCGACTTTGAAGATCCACAAGATCGAAAAGGATCAGAAAGGACAAGTCCTTGGGTTGCCCCAAAAAGTAGATTGTCAACCTTTTTAAAAAGATGTTCAGTAATAACACCAAAACAATGAACAATGCACCTAGAAATTGTAACCGATCCCACTGATGTTGGAATGCCTGATAAGGTGATCACTTTCGATGAATTTGGCAAGAGTTTTACACTCATGAAAAAGCATCTAAGTTTTCTTAATGAACAGATAGGTATATCAACCCTTAAATCAAAGCCACATGGGTTTGCCAATTCCACCATGACCTGGATAGGCTCTCCAACAACCCAAATAAGTTCTTGCTTCTTGACATTGATTGGATCTCCTTTACTGAAGGGTGTATAAATGAATGGACCTGAAGGAGCAGAACGTGCCCA is a window encoding:
- the LOC107637163 gene encoding F-box protein CPR30-like, translating into MDMNDILPPELIHRILLRVPAGDLFRLRFISKLWHSLISDPDFAESHYVLNSAASSHSHFFLLKNCTNNAWCVQLDTLFDVAAAPTTHKEVSLPFRKMPSLSCSLFRTMGSCRGFVLLDKKLDFLVIWNPVTGSSKTISYSHIKVPRYDLIRYGFGFDASRDDYLIVLSWHDDYKQHRLVCFSLRTNSWINLDASLPKYMSRWKHQLFGWFLHGAIHWLCYSSKGYIDDGILIFDLKERSFSKISIPQQLVGDYPIHFIILTILGGCLALYLYDNDNNKTKIWVMKEYKVPSSWILYEIPYGMPLCMSNGSNIIAINFTPWDYKLRFVKYNVSGELLNYSPRPLSEYDYFYRSFCVYTESLFPFPGHIKDKDKKKKTAVAAAASFVVFGLRCTALRRSCVSSTLLPTGGVSLLSRSLAVDHCVAPRVAAPRLTA
- the LOC110270788 gene encoding trafficking protein particle complex II-specific subunit 120 homolog; this encodes MVVLREILLSAVRVGDLLTAWSVAARLLRHYYPLVTPAGQNGLANALSNSADRLPPGTRCADPALPFIRLHSFSFLPIQMDIVKRNPSRLDWWARSAPSGPFIYTPFSKGDPINVKKQELIWVVGEPIQVMVELANPCGFDLRVDIPICSLRKLRCFFMSVKLLPNSSKVITLSGIPTSVGSVTISRCIVHCFGVITEHLFKKVDNLLFGATQGLVLSDPFRSCGSSKSKNVTVPNISVVPPLPLLISRVVGGDGAIILYEGECRYIWISLANAGTVTIEQAHISLSRKNQDSVISYFSEILKSCLPLKPGAEVT